The Nodularia sp. LEGE 06071 genome includes a region encoding these proteins:
- the hpsU gene encoding hormogonium polysaccharide biosynthesis acetyltransferase HpsU, whose amino-acid sequence MINDQSFVDLRKYDQSWFDRGRPSWYIFLWWFVQAIAFPLTPHSFSSWRCSILRIFGAKIGKNVLIRPTARFTYPWKVSIGDYSWIGDDVVLYSLDQIRIGKHCVISQKSYLCTGSHDLEDPAFGLKTGSITIGNGVWLAADCFVGIGVEVGSNAVIGARSTVFTDMPAGQVCWGNPCRPKYPRQKNQETATT is encoded by the coding sequence ATGATTAATGACCAATCTTTTGTAGATTTACGTAAATATGATCAATCCTGGTTTGATCGGGGGCGACCTAGTTGGTATATTTTTTTATGGTGGTTTGTGCAGGCGATCGCTTTTCCTCTAACTCCTCATTCTTTCAGTAGTTGGCGTTGTAGTATACTCCGAATATTTGGCGCTAAAATTGGCAAAAATGTATTAATTCGACCTACCGCCCGTTTCACCTACCCTTGGAAAGTTAGCATTGGCGACTACAGTTGGATTGGTGATGATGTAGTTTTATACAGTCTGGATCAAATTCGCATCGGTAAACATTGCGTAATTTCCCAGAAAAGTTATCTGTGTACTGGTAGCCATGATCTTGAAGATCCTGCCTTTGGGTTAAAAACAGGAAGCATTACCATTGGCAATGGGGTCTGGTTGGCAGCAGATTGTTTTGTGGGCATAGGAGTAGAAGTTGGTTCTAATGCCGTGATTGGCGCACGTAGTACTGTTTTTACTGATATGCCGGCTGGACAGGTGTGTTGGGGAAATCCTTGTCGTCCTAAGTATCCCAGACAGAAGAATCAGGAAACAGCAACCACGTAG
- the murA gene encoding UDP-N-acetylglucosamine 1-carboxyvinyltransferase, with protein MNPSSGLPDAKLSPEADSSVLQIWGGHPLRGHVKISGAKNSALVIMAGSLLCSGDCRIRNVPLLADVERMSQVLSALGVRLTRQGDILDINASEITTSKAPYELVTQLRASFFAIGAILARLGTAQMPLPGGCAIGARPVDLHVRGLQAMGAEVQIEHGICNAYVPGSGGRLQGAKIYLDSPSVGATETLMMAATLADGETILENAAREPEVVDLANFCNAMGAKIQGAGSSQITIVGVPKLHSLDYSIIPDRIEAGTFLVAGAITRSEISLSPVLPNHLIPVIAKLREMGLTIIEDAPDCLRILPAETLRARDIETLPHPGFPTDMQAPFMALLTVADGDSLINESVFENRLRHASELNRLGAEIRVKGNAAFVRGVPMLSGAPVIGTDLRASAALVLAGLAAEGQTIFQGLHHLDRGYDRIDLKLQQLGAKILRVGDVPADTELTSSSSIPPASIST; from the coding sequence ATTAATCCTTCTAGCGGCTTACCAGATGCCAAGCTTTCTCCGGAAGCAGACTCCTCAGTCTTGCAAATATGGGGTGGGCATCCTTTGCGAGGTCATGTAAAAATTAGTGGTGCTAAAAATTCAGCACTGGTAATCATGGCTGGCTCCTTGCTGTGTTCAGGCGATTGTCGTATCCGCAACGTTCCCTTATTGGCGGATGTAGAGCGGATGAGTCAGGTTTTGTCAGCTTTAGGTGTTCGCCTCACCAGACAAGGCGACATTTTAGATATCAACGCCAGCGAAATTACCACATCAAAAGCGCCCTACGAACTAGTTACCCAACTCCGGGCCAGTTTTTTTGCCATAGGGGCAATATTAGCCCGGCTAGGAACGGCACAAATGCCATTACCAGGTGGTTGCGCCATTGGAGCCAGACCAGTTGATTTGCACGTCCGAGGACTGCAAGCAATGGGCGCTGAAGTGCAGATTGAACATGGCATTTGTAATGCTTATGTTCCAGGTAGTGGTGGCAGATTACAAGGAGCCAAAATCTACCTAGATAGTCCCAGTGTGGGAGCAACGGAGACTTTAATGATGGCCGCCACCCTTGCAGATGGCGAAACCATTCTCGAAAATGCTGCACGGGAGCCGGAAGTCGTTGATCTGGCGAATTTCTGTAACGCGATGGGAGCCAAGATTCAGGGTGCAGGCAGCAGTCAGATTACAATCGTGGGTGTACCAAAGTTGCACTCTCTTGACTACAGCATTATTCCTGATCGCATTGAGGCGGGAACCTTCTTAGTGGCTGGAGCCATCACTCGTTCAGAAATTAGTCTGTCGCCAGTGTTACCAAACCACTTAATCCCAGTCATTGCCAAACTGCGGGAAATGGGTTTAACAATCATTGAGGATGCACCAGACTGCTTACGTATCCTACCAGCAGAAACTCTGAGAGCTAGGGATATTGAAACCTTACCTCATCCTGGTTTTCCTACGGATATGCAAGCTCCATTTATGGCCTTGCTGACTGTGGCAGACGGTGACAGCCTGATTAATGAATCTGTCTTTGAAAATCGTCTGCGTCATGCCTCCGAGTTGAATCGCTTGGGAGCCGAGATTCGCGTCAAAGGCAATGCTGCCTTCGTCCGGGGTGTGCCGATGTTATCGGGCGCACCAGTAATAGGTACAGATTTACGGGCATCGGCAGCATTAGTTTTAGCAGGACTGGCAGCTGAAGGACAAACGATATTTCAGGGATTACACCATCTCGATCGCGGCTATGATCGGATTGATCTGAAATTACAGCAACTAGGAGCGAAAATTCTCCGCGTGGGCGATGTGCCAGCAGATACAGAATTAACTTCTAGTAGCAGTATTCCCCCAGCTTCTATTTCGACTTAG
- the cobU gene encoding bifunctional adenosylcobinamide kinase/adenosylcobinamide-phosphate guanylyltransferase: MSKVILVTGPAKSGKSEWAEILAIQSGKTVVYVATAIENPADAEWDKRIQEHQKRRPSDWSTLLVPVELSATLADAKPNTCLLVDSLGTWVANLLEQDQDTWKNTQAELLETVQLVAADMVFVAEETGWGVIPAYPLGRLFRDRLGSLIRQLGAICEPVYLVTGGHVLNLSVLGTPLPSSENLI, from the coding sequence TTGAGCAAAGTCATTTTAGTCACAGGCCCGGCAAAATCTGGTAAAAGCGAATGGGCAGAAATTCTGGCAATACAGTCAGGAAAAACTGTGGTTTACGTAGCCACAGCTATTGAAAACCCAGCCGATGCCGAATGGGACAAACGTATTCAAGAACACCAAAAACGCCGTCCCTCAGATTGGTCTACACTTTTAGTACCTGTAGAATTATCAGCTACTCTAGCTGATGCCAAGCCAAATACCTGCCTTTTGGTTGATTCTTTGGGTACTTGGGTAGCTAATCTTTTAGAACAAGATCAGGATACTTGGAAAAATACCCAGGCTGAGTTATTGGAAACAGTGCAACTGGTGGCGGCTGATATGGTATTTGTCGCTGAAGAAACAGGTTGGGGCGTAATTCCAGCTTATCCCCTGGGTCGCTTGTTTCGCGATCGCTTGGGTTCTCTTATCCGCCAGTTAGGGGCAATTTGTGAACCTGTTTATTTAGTCACTGGCGGTCATGTTCTCAATCTCAGCGTTTTGGGGACACCATTACCCAGTTCTGAAAATTTAATTTAA
- a CDS encoding sensor histidine kinase: MGKNFTGLKWFYNLPIRHKQLIGLFSSEVISIVGLLGVGVVLIINGGRTILVNQAQSELAVTEINYNIKIDQMGFGFRGQSDNIAIIAAAREPKLDPDLKEQVQQILENETKARNIEYATLVGRDLRIIVNANRDRSGEIFNPNNLVTQVLLHPQQIKSSEIISWEELTQESPTLLPKIKPQQLLIRYTITPVKEPETQEVIGVLVSGDIVNQKLPIVKETVLTYGGGYSAIYSLPGEGDFKLATASLATDNNKSSSPIYPHADEILLDTPLPDNSLLKAAIAVPGKKVAQRIKLQSKTYTMAAKTVSNFSGKPIAILVRGTPETDLNALLQQSLLIQSVIAILALVIDVGLVILLGRAIAYPIKLLRKTTQAFSAGNIHERAKIIANDEIGDLATSFNLMADELVKREQTIHQQMQQLQDTLQRLQENQSQLIQTEKMSSLGQMVAGIAHEINNPINFIYGNINYLENYINNLLELLAQYQQEYTQPPLYIQESIKNIDLDFLVEDLQKIINSMHMGTKRISQIVKSLRNFSRLDESEYKEVNLHEGIESTLLILSHKIKTQEVSIELIKQYGDLPLLKCYSGQLNQVFMNIISNAIDALQEKSTKDSLFTPTITICTNQIDNEWVAINIIDNGIGIQQEIHSSLFEPFFTTKPIGKGTGLGLSISYQIVVEKHGGKLTCYSEVGKGTKFVIEIPIR, encoded by the coding sequence ATGGGTAAAAACTTCACTGGGTTAAAGTGGTTTTATAACTTACCAATTCGCCACAAACAATTAATTGGTTTATTCTCCTCCGAAGTAATTTCAATTGTAGGACTCTTGGGAGTTGGAGTAGTTTTAATTATCAATGGAGGACGGACTATATTAGTTAACCAAGCTCAATCTGAGCTAGCTGTAACTGAGATTAATTATAATATCAAAATCGATCAAATGGGATTTGGATTTCGAGGACAATCTGATAACATTGCCATTATTGCTGCTGCAAGAGAACCCAAATTAGACCCAGATTTAAAGGAACAAGTCCAGCAGATTCTTGAGAATGAAACCAAAGCTAGAAATATAGAATATGCGACATTAGTAGGTAGGGACTTACGAATTATTGTCAATGCTAATAGAGATCGCAGTGGTGAAATTTTTAACCCCAATAATTTAGTTACCCAGGTATTACTTCATCCTCAACAAATCAAGTCTAGTGAAATTATCAGTTGGGAAGAATTAACTCAGGAATCACCAACACTACTTCCCAAGATAAAACCGCAGCAACTATTGATTCGCTATACAATTACACCAGTAAAAGAGCCAGAAACTCAGGAAGTTATTGGAGTTTTAGTTTCTGGAGATATTGTCAACCAAAAACTGCCCATAGTCAAAGAAACTGTTTTAACTTATGGTGGCGGTTATAGTGCAATTTATTCGCTCCCAGGGGAGGGAGATTTTAAATTAGCTACAGCTTCATTAGCTACGGATAACAACAAAAGTTCTTCTCCTATTTATCCTCATGCAGATGAAATTTTATTGGATACCCCTTTACCCGACAATTCATTACTTAAAGCTGCAATCGCAGTCCCAGGTAAAAAAGTAGCTCAACGGATAAAATTACAGAGTAAAACCTATACTATGGCTGCAAAGACAGTCTCTAACTTCTCTGGTAAACCAATCGCCATATTAGTAAGGGGTACTCCAGAGACAGATTTAAATGCTTTACTTCAGCAAAGTTTGCTTATCCAAAGCGTGATTGCTATTTTGGCTTTAGTTATAGATGTAGGATTAGTAATTCTTTTGGGGAGAGCAATCGCTTATCCAATTAAACTTTTACGAAAAACGACTCAGGCATTTTCCGCAGGTAATATCCATGAACGCGCCAAAATAATTGCAAATGATGAGATAGGAGACCTAGCCACAAGTTTTAATTTAATGGCTGACGAACTTGTAAAAAGAGAACAAACTATTCATCAGCAAATGCAACAACTCCAAGATACTTTACAAAGGTTACAAGAAAACCAAAGCCAATTGATTCAAACTGAAAAAATGTCCAGTTTAGGACAAATGGTGGCTGGAATTGCCCATGAAATAAATAATCCTATTAATTTTATTTATGGCAACATTAATTATTTAGAAAACTATATTAATAATTTATTGGAACTTTTGGCTCAATATCAGCAAGAGTATACTCAACCCCCATTATATATTCAAGAAAGCATAAAAAATATAGACCTAGATTTTTTGGTAGAAGACTTGCAAAAAATCATCAATTCCATGCACATGGGAACCAAACGAATTAGCCAAATAGTTAAATCTTTACGAAATTTTTCTAGATTAGATGAATCTGAATATAAAGAAGTAAATTTACATGAAGGAATTGAAAGCACACTGTTGATTCTCAGTCATAAGATCAAGACACAAGAAGTGTCCATTGAGCTAATTAAACAGTATGGAGATTTACCTTTATTAAAATGCTATTCCGGTCAACTTAATCAAGTATTTATGAATATTATTAGTAATGCCATTGATGCTCTTCAGGAAAAAAGTACTAAAGATTCACTATTTACTCCTACGATTACTATTTGCACTAACCAAATTGACAATGAATGGGTAGCAATTAATATTATAGATAATGGTATAGGGATTCAACAAGAAATCCACTCTAGTTTATTCGAGCCATTTTTTACCACTAAACCAATAGGTAAAGGTACAGGTTTGGGATTATCTATTAGTTATCAGATAGTTGTAGAAAAACATGGTGGTAAACTCACTTGCTATTCTGAAGTAGGAAAAGGAACAAAATTTGTGATTGAAATTCCTATTCGGTAA
- a CDS encoding TrmH family RNA methyltransferase encodes MLTSLQNSLVKQIRKLHSTKERHKQQLCLLEGTHLLQEACVMNYPLVTVCCTPEWQIAHPELWEEACSHSERVEIVSQEVLTAIATTVQPDGVIATAQRLINQNQVPFNGLVLALETIQDPGNLGTIIRTAAAIGATGLWLSDDSVDLDSPKVLRASAGQWFRVATAVSEDLKATVEQSQQAGMQVVATLPTANLTYWDVDWRKPSLILLGNEGAGLSPDLASMADQQVKIPLSPGVESLNVAIAAALMLYEAQRQKICNS; translated from the coding sequence GTGTTAACTAGTCTACAAAACTCTTTAGTCAAACAAATCCGGAAGCTGCACTCTACCAAAGAGCGACATAAGCAGCAATTGTGTTTACTGGAAGGAACACACCTGTTACAAGAAGCTTGTGTGATGAATTATCCCCTGGTGACAGTTTGTTGTACCCCAGAATGGCAAATAGCCCACCCGGAACTCTGGGAAGAGGCTTGTAGCCACAGTGAAAGGGTGGAAATTGTTAGTCAGGAAGTTTTAACTGCGATCGCCACTACAGTCCAACCAGATGGTGTAATTGCCACAGCCCAACGGTTGATTAATCAAAATCAAGTCCCCTTTAATGGTTTAGTTTTAGCCTTGGAAACTATCCAAGATCCCGGTAATCTAGGGACGATAATTCGCACGGCGGCGGCGATTGGCGCAACGGGGTTATGGCTGAGTGACGATAGTGTAGATTTAGACAGTCCCAAAGTTTTGCGTGCTTCTGCGGGTCAGTGGTTTCGCGTCGCCACAGCAGTGAGTGAAGATTTGAAAGCGACAGTAGAACAAAGTCAGCAAGCCGGAATGCAGGTAGTTGCAACTTTACCCACGGCAAATTTAACTTATTGGGATGTAGACTGGCGAAAACCCAGTTTAATTTTACTGGGTAATGAAGGGGCTGGTTTGTCGCCAGATTTAGCCAGCATGGCTGATCAGCAAGTGAAAATACCCCTGAGTCCAGGAGTAGAGTCTTTGAATGTGGCGATCGCAGCTGCTTTAATGTTGTATGAAGCTCAAAGGCAAAAAATTTGTAATTCGTGA
- a CDS encoding glycosyltransferase family 2 protein, with protein MPDHQISAIICTHNRDSYLGAAIDSLLAQDFTAEFEVVVVDNGSSDRTREVVEQRLGDPRVKYVFEPTIGLSVARNTGARVARAEILAYLDDDAVASVSWLQVLYTAYQNHSQLAIAGGKVTLLWPPNIEPPPWLSPGLASNLGAYDLGDRMIYIQQPGLTPRGLNYSLRRSFLDEIGGFDPHLGRVGKNLLSNEELQMTEFALQRGWQVAYLPEALVAHNVAPERLKRSWFLNRGWWQGISECYREQLAGQADIGQLQRGSERFLRGLYKALKYFANPAERFDKLVYAYGQIGYLNAAIQGLLSINKKS; from the coding sequence ATGCCAGATCACCAAATCTCTGCCATCATCTGCACTCACAATCGAGATTCCTACTTAGGTGCTGCGATTGATAGTTTGTTGGCACAGGATTTTACTGCTGAGTTTGAAGTTGTGGTCGTAGATAATGGGTCTAGCGATCGCACTCGTGAAGTGGTAGAACAAAGGCTGGGCGACCCTCGTGTTAAGTACGTCTTTGAACCCACCATTGGTTTATCTGTAGCCCGTAATACTGGAGCCAGAGTTGCGAGGGCGGAAATTCTCGCTTATTTAGATGACGATGCCGTAGCTAGTGTTTCCTGGCTGCAAGTCTTATATACTGCCTATCAAAATCATTCTCAACTAGCGATCGCTGGGGGGAAAGTGACTCTGTTATGGCCGCCCAACATCGAACCGCCACCCTGGCTATCTCCTGGGTTAGCCAGCAATCTAGGAGCATACGATTTAGGCGATCGGATGATTTACATTCAGCAGCCAGGTTTAACCCCTAGAGGCTTGAATTACTCCCTACGCCGCAGTTTTCTGGATGAAATCGGTGGTTTTGATCCTCATCTCGGTCGAGTCGGAAAAAACTTATTATCCAATGAAGAATTGCAAATGACAGAATTTGCCCTCCAGCGTGGTTGGCAAGTGGCATACCTTCCCGAAGCTTTAGTTGCTCACAATGTCGCTCCAGAACGCCTCAAACGCTCCTGGTTTTTAAATCGCGGCTGGTGGCAAGGTATTAGTGAGTGCTATCGAGAACAACTGGCTGGTCAAGCCGATATTGGTCAGTTGCAACGGGGTAGTGAGCGATTTTTGCGGGGTTTATACAAAGCATTAAAATATTTTGCCAATCCGGCAGAACGTTTTGACAAACTTGTGTATGCTTATGGGCAGATAGGTTACTTAAATGCTGCTATTCAAGGCTTACTATCAATTAATAAGAAGTCATAA